A region of Deltaproteobacteria bacterium DNA encodes the following proteins:
- a CDS encoding SDR family oxidoreductase gives IMITPAWVKSLCQPIAVTNVIDYLVGCLDQPATIGRTLDIGGPDILSYRDLFDIHARVAGLRRRVIIPVPVLTPRLSAHWIQLVTPVPATLAKPLAEGLRNTVVCRDNAIRDLIPTRLLTAEEAIARALDRTAHHAVETSWTDAGMPRVPEWIACGDAPYAGGTILESAHAMTVAAPVAQVWDIVTSLGGDQGWLHWNWLWRLRGFLDKLVGGAGLRRGRRHPRQLRVGDALDFWRVLGVEERQRLVLLAEMKTPGEALLRFDLREPSPGQTEITLRARFRPRGLWGIVYWYILAPVHAPLFRGMLTAMARHTGATAVIPPHTPAKEAPQCRL, from the coding sequence ATCATGATCACGCCGGCCTGGGTCAAATCCCTGTGCCAGCCCATCGCCGTGACCAACGTCATCGACTACCTTGTCGGCTGCCTGGACCAGCCGGCCACCATCGGACGGACCCTGGACATCGGCGGCCCGGATATTTTGAGCTACCGCGATCTGTTCGACATCCACGCCCGCGTGGCCGGGCTGCGGCGGCGCGTCATCATTCCCGTTCCCGTCCTGACGCCGCGTCTGTCGGCCCACTGGATTCAGCTTGTCACCCCCGTGCCCGCGACCCTGGCCAAGCCCCTGGCCGAAGGGCTGCGCAACACGGTGGTCTGCCGCGACAACGCCATCCGCGACCTGATTCCGACCCGCCTGCTCACGGCCGAGGAAGCCATTGCCCGCGCCCTGGATCGCACCGCCCATCACGCCGTGGAAACCAGCTGGACCGACGCGGGCATGCCGCGCGTGCCGGAATGGATCGCATGCGGCGACGCGCCCTATGCCGGCGGCACAATTCTGGAATCGGCCCACGCCATGACCGTGGCCGCGCCCGTGGCCCAGGTCTGGGACATTGTCACGTCTCTGGGCGGCGATCAGGGCTGGCTGCACTGGAATTGGCTGTGGCGGCTGCGCGGTTTTCTGGACAAACTTGTCGGCGGTGCCGGACTGCGCCGGGGACGGCGTCACCCGCGCCAGCTCCGTGTCGGCGACGCCCTGGATTTCTGGCGGGTGTTGGGCGTGGAAGAACGACAACGCCTGGTGCTGCTGGCGGAAATGAAAACCCCCGGCGAGGCCCTGCTCCGCTTCGATCTGCGCGAACCGTCCCCCGGACAAACCGAAATCACCCTGCGCGCCCGCTTCCGCCCGCGCGGCCTTTGGGGTATCGTCTACTGGTACATCCTGGCACCGGTGCACGCCCCGCTCTTTCGCGGCATGCTGACGGCCATGGCCCGCCACACAGGCGCCACGGCGGTCATTCCTCCACACACTCCAGCCAAGGAGGCCCCACAATGTCGACTCTGA